GTGGACGGCCTCCCTGCCCGTGAGGTCCGCGATCTGGTGCCGGCAGGAGGTCCCCGTGGCGACCACCTCGGCTCCCTCCGCCTCGCGCACGGCCGGGGCGAGCACGCGCTCCCCCATGGCCACGGACAGGTGGTAGCGCTCCTCGCGGTAACCGAACCCGCCGGCCATCCCGCAGCACCCGGCGTCGGGCTCCGTGATCTCCGCTCCCGCGGCCGCGAGGGCCACGCGGGTGTCGGCCGTCCCCCAGAGGGCCTTCTGGTGGCAGTGCCCGTGCAGCAGGACCGCTCCCCCCTGCTCGTAGTCGAGACCGAGCTCGGACACGTACGCCTCGGCCGGGCGCGATCTGGCGACGATGTCGGACACGTCCTCGATGAGGTGCGGCCAGTCGTCGGTGACCGCGGACAGGCAGGAGGGCTCGCAGAACAGGATCGGCCCGTCGGTCGACCGCAGGACCCGGGCCGCCCGCTCGGCCGCCCGCCTGGCGCGCCCGATGTAACCCTCGGACAGCATCGTGCGTCCGCAGCACCCCGCGTCGACGAGGCCCAGCGTGCGTCCGGCTCGAGCCACCAGATCGCGCGCTGCCTCCCCCACCTCCGGCTCCTGGTAGGTCGTGAAGCAGTCCGCGAACAGGAGAGCGTCCCCGTCGCGCGCCATCCTCCGCGTGAGCGGCTCCCGAGCGAGGGGCGGCAGCTCGCGCTGCAGCGCGATGCCGAGCCGTCGCTTGAAAGCCGTCGTGGACATCACGCGGTTGACGAGCCGGGGCGTGCGGGAACCGGCTGCGGCGAGCTCCCGGAGCCTGGCCGTCATCGCCTGGAGGGGCGTGGCTCCCTCAGCCCGGCGGGTCATGTCCATCCACTCCGACTTCAACCGGGCCAGGTCGACCTGCGCCGGACACTCGGTCTTGCACGCCTTGCACCCGACGCAGGTGCCCATCACCTCGTGCGCCTCGGGGGTCGAGAGGTCGCCCGGGTCCAGCTCGCCGGCCACCACGCTGCGTAGCAGGTTGGCTCGGGCCCGGGTGGAGTGCTCCTCCAGTCCGGTCGCCGCCGCCGGTGGGCACATCGTGCCCTGGAGCCGCTTGCGGCAGGCGCCCGCCCCGAAGCACCGCTCGGCGGCGGCGGCGAACCCGCCCTGATCGGCGTAGGAGAAGGAGGTGGCGGGCACCCGGCGGGTGTAGCCGGGTCCGTACCGCAGGTCCTCGGTCGGACGCGGTCCCTCGACGACCTTGCCGGGGTTGAGCAGGTCGGCCGGGTCGAAGGCGGCCTTGATGGCCCGGAGCTGTCCGTACAGGGCCGGCCCGAAGAGGCGCTCGTTCCAGTAGGCGCGGGCAAGTCCGTCGCCGTGCTCGCCGCACAGGTCCCCGCCCCAGGCGTTCACGAGGTCCACGGCGTCCGCCATCAGGCGCTCGAGCTTCGTCAGGTCCGAAGCGCTCGTCAGATCGAGGAACGGGCGCGTGTGGATCAGCCCGGTCGAGGCGTGGCCGTACCAGACGACATCGGTGCCGTACCGGGAGAAGAGCGCGTCGAGCTCCCGGATGTAGCCGGGCAGCCGCTCGACCGCGACGATCGTGTCCTCG
The nucleotide sequence above comes from Actinomycetota bacterium. Encoded proteins:
- a CDS encoding FAD-linked oxidase C-terminal domain-containing protein → EDTIVAVERLPGYIRELDALFSRYGTDVVWYGHASTGLIHTRPFLDLTSASDLTKLERLMADAVDLVNAWGGDLCGEHGDGLARAYWNERLFGPALYGQLRAIKAAFDPADLLNPGKVVEGPRPTEDLRYGPGYTRRVPATSFSYADQGGFAAAAERCFGAGACRKRLQGTMCPPAAATGLEEHSTRARANLLRSVVAGELDPGDLSTPEAHEVMGTCVGCKACKTECPAQVDLARLKSEWMDMTRRAEGATPLQAMTARLRELAAAGSRTPRLVNRVMSTTAFKRRLGIALQRELPPLAREPLTRRMARDGDALLFADCFTTYQEPEVGEAARDLVARAGRTLGLVDAGCCGRTMLSEGYIGRARRAAERAARVLRSTDGPILFCEPSCLSAVTDDWPHLIEDVSDIVARSRPAEAYVSELGLDYEQGGAVLLHGHCHQKALWGTADTRVALAAAGAEITEPDAGCCGMAGGFGYREERYHLSVAMGERVLAPAVREAEGAEVVATGTSCRHQIADLTGREAVHPLVYLARRLRT